Proteins found in one Toxotes jaculatrix isolate fToxJac2 chromosome 18, fToxJac2.pri, whole genome shotgun sequence genomic segment:
- the cdip1 gene encoding cell death-inducing p53-target protein 1 — protein MSSDPPPPYPGGPSAPLIEEKNGQPETAPLRTAPPQGQPLPPDYGPPPYEATQPGFLPPHVPGEGPMPMQLPPPPQGGPYPLPPGHFPHPMPGQMGPGPSHFVHMGGHTATVLAPPGSATTVTVLQGEMFQTSPVQTVCPHCQQAIVTRISHDVGLMNTLFCLFCFFVGCDLGCCLIPCLIDDLKDVTHTCPYCKGYIYTYKRIC, from the exons ATGTCCAGTGATCCTCCTCCTCCGTACCCCGGAGGTCCCAGTGCCCCACTCATTGAGGAGAAGAATGGACAACCAG AAACAGCTCCTTTAAGAACTGCTCCTCCACAGGGACAGCCCTTGCCTCCTGACTATGGTCCTCCACCTTACGAGGCCACACAGCCAGGCTTCCTGCCCCCACATGTCCCTGGAGAGGGGCCCATGCCAATGCAATTGCCACCACCCCCACAAG GTGGCCCCTACCCTTTGCCTCCTGGTCACTTTCCTCACCCGATGCCAGGGCAGATGGGCCCCGGTCCCAGTCACTTTGTCCACATGGGAGGTCACACAGCGACCGTCCTGGCTCCTCCAGGGTCAGCCACCACTGTCACCGTACTGCAGGGGGAAATGTTCCAGACCTCACCGGTGCAGACTGTTTGTCCGCACTGTCAGCAGGCAATCGTCACCCGCATCTCACACGATGTCGGTCTCATGAACACACTCTTCTGCCTCTTCTGCTTCTTTGTAGG GTGTGATCTAGGCTGCTGCTTGATTCCCTGTCTGATTGATGACCTCAAGGATGTGACACACACCTGTCCTTACTGTAAGGGCTACATTTACACATACAAGCGTATATGCTAA
- the aanat2 gene encoding arylalkylamine N-acetyltransferase 2: MTQQVSGSPFLKPFFLKTPVRVVSPLRQRRHTLPASEFRNLTPQDAISVFEIEREAFVSVSGECPLTLDEVLNFLSQCPELSLGWFEEGQLVAFIIGSGWDKERLSQEAMTQHVPDTPTVHIHVLSVHRHCRQQGKGSILLWRYLQYLRCMPGIRRALLICEDFLVPFYLKAGFKEKGPSAITVSNMHFHEMEYTLGGQAYARRNSGC, from the exons ATGACACAGCAGGTCAGCGGCTCACCGTTCCTCAAGCCATTCTTCCTTAAGACGCCTGTCAGAGTGGTCAGCCCTCTGCGACAAAGACGACACACGCTCCCCGCCAGCGAGTTCAGGAACCTCACGCCACAGGAtgccatcagtgtgtttgagatagagagagaag catttgtctctgtgtctggaGAGTGTCCACTTACCCTAGATGAGGTGCTTAACTTCCTGAGTCAGTGCCCTGAGCTTTCGCTGGGCTGGTTTGAAGAGGGACAGCTGGTTGCTTTCATCATTGGCTCTGGCTGGGACAAAGAGAGGCTTTCACAA GAGGCCATGACTCAGCATGTCCCGGACACCCCCACTGTGCACATCCATGTGCTGTCAGTGCACCGTCACTGTCGCCAGCAAGGCAAGGGCTCCATCCTCCTGTGGCGCTACTTGCAGTACCTGCGTTGCATGCCAGGTATCCGCCGAGCTCTGCTGATTTGTGAGGACTTCCTGGTGCCTTTCTACCTCAAGGCAGGCTTCAAAGAGAAAGGACCATCAGCCATCACTGTGTCTAACATGCACTTCCATGAGATGGAGTACACACTCGGCGGGCAGGCGTACGCAAGGCGAAACAGTGGCTGCTAG
- the mgrn1b gene encoding E3 ubiquitin-protein ligase MGRN1b isoform X1 has protein sequence MGSILSRRIAGVEDIDIQANSAYRFPPKSGNYFASHFFMGGEKFDTPHPEGYLFGENMDLNFLGNRPVQFPYVTPAPHEPVKTLRSLVNIRKDSLRLVRYKDDSDTPVEDGGKPKVQYGVEFTFDADARVAINLYCQAFEEFSNGMAVYSPKDPSMVSETVHYKRGVSQQFSMPSFKIDFSEWKEEDLNFDLDRGVFPMVIQAVVDEGDDCLGHAHVLLAAFERHVDGSFSVKPLKQKQIVDRVSYLLQEIYGIENKNNQETKPSDDENSDNSNECVVCLSDLRDTLILPCRHLCLCNSCADTLRYQANNCPICRLPFRALLQIRAVRKKPGALSPVSFSPVLAQTMDHDEHSGSDSVPPGFEPISLLEALNGLRSVSPAIPSAPLYDEINFSGGLGGESRQLSSPEHLSDGSLQKSKVSKSPDSTLRSPSSPIQEEDEEKLSEMSDAQPHTLLSSSPAPTDATATEDVAESLSPDDEDRMHSGGDILQDCSSEHSSLTKTESDPPGDLSLPGSSESTESLKSQSTNCSSQPLLCPTSSLHMEDEHLNP, from the exons ATGGGGTCCATCCTGAGTCGCAGAATCGCTGGTGTGGAGGATATCGATATCCAGGCCAACTCGGCCTATCGATTTCCACCTAAGTCTG GTAATTATTTTGCGAGCCACTTCTTCATGGGAGGAGAAAAATTTGACACACCACATCCAGAGGGATACCTTTTTGGGGAAAACATGGACCTGAATTTTCTTGGAAATAGGCCTGTGCAG TTTCCATATGTGACGCCTGCACCCCATGAGCCTGTGAAAACCCTGAGGAGTCTGGTCAACATTAGAAAAGACTCCTTGCGTTTGGTCAG GTATAAAGATGACTCAGACACACCAGTGGAGGATGGTGGAAAACCAAAGGTTCAGTATGGTGTGGAGTTCACCTTTGATGCTGATGCTCGTGTGGCCATCAACCTGTACTGCCAGGCATTTGAGGAGTTCTCCAATGGGATGGCAGT GTACAGCCCAAAGGATCCATCAATGGTCTCTGAAACTGTGCATTACAAGAGAGGGGTGAGCCAACAGTTCTCCATGCCATCTTTCAAAATAGATTTCAGCGAGTGGAAAGAGGAAGAT CTGAACTTTGACCTTGATCGAGGCGTGTTTCCCATGGTTATCCAGGCTGTGGTTGATGAAGGAGATG atTGCCTTGGACATGCTCATGTACTTTTGGCAGCCTTTGAGAGG cATGTTGATGGCAGTTTCTCCGTCAAGCCTCTGAAGCAGAAACAAATT GTGGACCGTGTGAGCTACCTCTTGCAGGAGATCTATGGGATtgagaacaaaaacaaccaaGAAACCAAG ccaTCCGATGATGAGAACAGTGACAACAGCAATGAatgtgttgtctgtctgtcggACCTGCGAGACACACTCATTCTGCCCTGCAGACATCTTTGTCTGTGCAACTCCTGCGCAGACACTCTTCGCTACCAGGCCAACAACTGTCCGATCTGCCGGCTGC CCTTTAGAGCCCTCCTGCAGATCAGAGCTGTGAGGAAAAAGCCTGGAGCTCTTTCTCCTGTGTCCTTCAGCCCTGTTCTGGCTCAGACTATGGACCATGACGAGCACTCA GGCTCAGACTCGGTCCCTCCCGGCTTTGAGCCCATCTCACTGTTAGAGGCTCTGAATGGTCTGCGGTCAGTGTCTCCTGCGATCCCGTCTGCCCCCCTGTACGATGAAATCAACTTCTCAGGGGGTCTGGGTGGTGAGAGCAGACAGCTGAGCTCCCCAGAGCATTTAAGTGATGGGAGTCTGCAGAAAAGCAAAGTCAGCAAATCACCTGACAG CACCCTTAGGTCTCCATCCTCTCCCAtccaggaggaggatgaggagaagctGTCCGAGATGTCTGACGCTCAGCCACACACGCTGCTCTCCAGCAGCCCCGCCCCCACAGAC gCCACAGCAACAGAGGATGTGGCAGAGTCCCTGTCTCCAGATGATG AGGACAGGATGCATTCTGGAGGAGACATCCTGCAGGACTGCAGCAGTGAACACAGCAGCTTGACCAAAACAGAGAGCGACCCACCAGGCGACCTGTCTCTGCCAg GGTCATCGGAGTCAACAGAAAGCCTGAAAAGTCAGAGCACAAACTGCTCCAGCCAGCCTCTCCTGTGTCCCACAAGCAGCCTTCACATGGAAGATGAGCATCTCAACCCCTGA
- the rhbdf1a gene encoding inactive rhomboid protein 1 → MAEPRRESTSSLQRKKPPWLRLDIPTAQMSLDEPPTFVQPVKRQGFLRSISMPVETSHLQSPPRDFFDTRRPVLQRQSSITQTIKRGTADWFGVSKDGDATQKWQRKSLRHCSLRYGKLKPQVIREMDLPSQDNISLTSTETPPPLYVPSSQHGMQKIVDPLARGRAFRMVEEVDGYSVPQTPITPGAASLCSFTSSRSGLNRLPRRRKRESVAKMSFRAAAALVKGRSLRESTLRRAQRRSFTPASFMEEDVVDFPDDLDTSFFARDILMQEELSTYADEVFESPSEAAMKEAEPSNKKDETELTGSALDKTELERSHLMLPLERGWRKAKEGTPGPPKVPLRQEVVSVNGQRRGQRIVVPVKKLFAREKRPYGLGMVGKLTNRTYRKRIDSYVKRQIEDMDDHRPFFTYWITFVHLLITILAVCIYGIAPVGFSQHETVDSVLRNKGVYENVKFVQQENFWIGPSSEALIHLGAKYSPCMRQDKQVHELIREKRAIERNSACCVRNDRSGCVQTSEEECSSTLAVWVKWPKHSSTPQLNGKNRQYGSVCHQDPRICLEPASVSPHEWPDDITKWPICTRYNTGNHTNLPHIDCTITGRPCCIGTKGRCEITSREYCDFMKGYFHEEATLCSQVHCMDDVCGLLPFLNPEIPDQFYRLWLSLFLHAGILHCLVSVAFQMTILRDLEKLAGWLRISIIYIISGITGNLASAIFLPYRAEVGPAGSQFGILACLFVELFQSWQILAQPWRAFTKLLCVVLFLFAFGLLPWIDNFAHICGFISGFFLSFAFLPYISFGRMDLYRKRCQIIVFLLVFVGLFSGLVVLFYVYPIKCEWCELLTCIPFTDKFCEKYDLNAHLH, encoded by the exons ATGGCTGAACCACGGCGGGAGAGCACCAGCAGCCTGCAGAGGAAGAAACCTCCCTGGCTCAGGCTGGACATTCCCACGGCTCAGATGTCACTAGACGAGCCTCCCACTTTTGTTCAG CCGGTGAAGAGACAGGGGTTCCTGCGCAGCATCAGCATGCCGGTGGAGACCTCTCACCTCCAGTCCCCGCCCCGCGACTTCTTTGACACTCGACGGCCTGTCTTGCAACGCCAGTCATCCATCACTCAGACCATAAAGAG GGGAACTGCGGACTGGTTTGGAGTCAGTAAGGACGGCGATGCCACACAGAAATGGCAGAGGAAAAGTCTGCGCCACTGCAGCCTGCGCTACGGAAAGCTGAAACCACAGGTGATCCGAGAGATGGATCTACCCAGCCAAGACAACATCTCCTTAACCAGCACTGAGACCCCGCCTCCTCTCTATGTCCCCTCCTCACAGCATGGCATGCAAAAG ATTGTGGACCCACTGGCGCGAGGACGAGCCTTCCGtatggtggaggaggtggacggCTACAGCGTGCCTCAGACCCCCATCACCCCTGGGGCTGCCTCCCTGTGTTCCTTCACCAGCTCCCGCTCAGGTCTCAACCGCCTGCCTCGCCGACGTAAGAGGGAGTCGGTGGCAAAGATGAGCTTCAGGGCCGCAGCAGCGCTGGTCaag GGGCGCTCATTACGGGAGAGCACTCTGAGACGGGCCCAGAGACGAAGCTTTACCCCTGCCAGCTTCATGGAGGAAGATGTGGTTGACTTTCCTGATGACCTGGACACATCCTTCTTTGCTAGA GATATTCTGATGCAGGAGGAATTGTCCACGTACGCGGACGAGGTGTTTGAGTCACCGTCTGAGGCGGCCATGAAAGAGGCAGAGCCCAGCAACAAGAAGGATGAGACGGAGCTGACGGGCAGCGCCCTAGATAAAACAGAGCTGGAGAGAAGTCACCTCATGCT ACCTCTGGAGCGAGGGTGGCGTAAAGCCAAAGAAGGAACTCCAGGACCACCAAAGGTGCCCTTGCGGCAGGAGGTGGTGAGTGTAAACGGACAGCGGCGTGGCCAGCGTATCGTTGTACCTGTCAAGAAACTTTTTGCCCGAGAGAAGAGGCCTTACGGGTTGGGCATGGTAGGGAAGCTCACAAACCGCACCTACCGCAAGCGTATTGACAGCTACGTCAAGAGACAAATAGAGGACATGGACGACCATAG GCCTTTTTTTACATACTGGATCACCTTTGTCCATTTGCTCATCACTATCTTGGCTGTATGCATCTATGGTATTGCACCTGTGGGCTTCTCCCAGCATGAGACAGTTGATTCT GTTTTAAGAAACAAAGGCGTGTATGAAAATGTCAAGTTCGTACAGCAGGAGAACTTCTGGATCGGGCCGAGTTCG GAAGCTCTGATCCACTTGGGGGCCAAATATTCTCCATGCATGCGGCAGGACAAGCAGGTGCATGAACTTATCAGGGAAAAGAGAGCCATCGAACGCAACTCTGCCTGCTGTGTGCGGAACGATCGCTCTGGCTGTGTCCAAACCTCAGAGGAGGAATGCTCG aGTACTCTAGCCGTGTGGGTGAAGTGGCCGAAGCATTCCAGCACTCCCCAGTTAAACGGTAAAAATAGACAGTACGGCTCGGTTTGCCATCAGGACCCCAG GATTTGTCTAGAGCCTGCCTCGGTATCACCTCACGAATGGCCTGATGACATCACCAAGTGGCCC ATTTGTACCAGGTACAACACAGGGAACCACACCAACCTGCCTCATATAGACTGTACCATCACAGGCCGACCCTGCTGCATTGGAACCAAAGGGAG GTGTGAAATCACATCACGGGAATATTGTGACTTCATGAAGGGCTACTTTCATGAGGAGGCTACTCTCTGCTCTCAA GTACACTGCATGGATGATGTTTGTGGACTGTTGCCTTTCCTCAACCCTGAGATCCCAGATCAGTTTTACAGGCTCTGGCTCTCACTTTTCCTGCATGCTGG GATCCTTCACTGCCTGGTGTCGGTGGCTTTCCAGATGACTATCCTGAGGGACCTGGAGAAGCTGGCGGGCTGGCTGCGCATCTCAATCATttacatcatcagtggcatcactGGCAACTTAGCTTCAGCCATCTTCCTGCCTTACAGAGCAGAG GTGGGTCCAGCTGGCTCTCAGTTCGGGATCCTGGCCTGCCTGTTTGTGGAACTGTTTCAGAGCtggcagatcctggctcagccCTGGAGGGCCTTCACCAAGTTACTGTGTGTGGTGCTCTTCCTCTTTGCCTTTGGACTGTTGCCCTGGATCGACAATTTTGCCCACATTTGTGGCTTCATCTCTGGCTTCTTCCTGTCCTTCGCCTTCCTACCCTACATCAGCTTTGGCCGCATGGACCTGTACCGCAAACGCTGTCAGATCATTGTCTTCCTGCTGGTGTTTGTCGGGCTCTTTTCAGGCCTTGTGGTGCTCTTCTATGTCTACCCAATCAAGTGTGAATGGTGCGAGTTGCTCACCTGCATCCCTTTCACGGACAAATTCTGTGAGAAGTACGACCTCAACGCTCACCTTCACTGA
- the mgrn1b gene encoding E3 ubiquitin-protein ligase MGRN1b isoform X2, which yields MGSILSRRIAGVEDIDIQANSAYRFPPKSGNYFASHFFMGGEKFDTPHPEGYLFGENMDLNFLGNRPVQFPYVTPAPHEPVKTLRSLVNIRKDSLRLVRYKDDSDTPVEDGGKPKVQYGVEFTFDADARVAINLYCQAFEEFSNGMAVYSPKDPSMVSETVHYKRGVSQQFSMPSFKIDFSEWKEEDLNFDLDRGVFPMVIQAVVDEGDDCLGHAHVLLAAFERHVDGSFSVKPLKQKQIVDRVSYLLQEIYGIENKNNQETKPSDDENSDNSNECVVCLSDLRDTLILPCRHLCLCNSCADTLRYQANNCPICRLPFRALLQIRAVRKKPGALSPVSFSPVLAQTMDHDEHSGSDSVPPGFEPISLLEALNGLRSVSPAIPSAPLYDEINFSGGLGGESRQLSSPEHLSDGSLQKSKVSKSPDSTLRSPSSPIQEEDEEKLSEMSDAQPHTLLSSSPAPTDATATEDVAESLSPDDEDRMHSGGDILQDCSSEHSSLTKTESDPPGDLSLPALGPDSCSIGMEE from the exons ATGGGGTCCATCCTGAGTCGCAGAATCGCTGGTGTGGAGGATATCGATATCCAGGCCAACTCGGCCTATCGATTTCCACCTAAGTCTG GTAATTATTTTGCGAGCCACTTCTTCATGGGAGGAGAAAAATTTGACACACCACATCCAGAGGGATACCTTTTTGGGGAAAACATGGACCTGAATTTTCTTGGAAATAGGCCTGTGCAG TTTCCATATGTGACGCCTGCACCCCATGAGCCTGTGAAAACCCTGAGGAGTCTGGTCAACATTAGAAAAGACTCCTTGCGTTTGGTCAG GTATAAAGATGACTCAGACACACCAGTGGAGGATGGTGGAAAACCAAAGGTTCAGTATGGTGTGGAGTTCACCTTTGATGCTGATGCTCGTGTGGCCATCAACCTGTACTGCCAGGCATTTGAGGAGTTCTCCAATGGGATGGCAGT GTACAGCCCAAAGGATCCATCAATGGTCTCTGAAACTGTGCATTACAAGAGAGGGGTGAGCCAACAGTTCTCCATGCCATCTTTCAAAATAGATTTCAGCGAGTGGAAAGAGGAAGAT CTGAACTTTGACCTTGATCGAGGCGTGTTTCCCATGGTTATCCAGGCTGTGGTTGATGAAGGAGATG atTGCCTTGGACATGCTCATGTACTTTTGGCAGCCTTTGAGAGG cATGTTGATGGCAGTTTCTCCGTCAAGCCTCTGAAGCAGAAACAAATT GTGGACCGTGTGAGCTACCTCTTGCAGGAGATCTATGGGATtgagaacaaaaacaaccaaGAAACCAAG ccaTCCGATGATGAGAACAGTGACAACAGCAATGAatgtgttgtctgtctgtcggACCTGCGAGACACACTCATTCTGCCCTGCAGACATCTTTGTCTGTGCAACTCCTGCGCAGACACTCTTCGCTACCAGGCCAACAACTGTCCGATCTGCCGGCTGC CCTTTAGAGCCCTCCTGCAGATCAGAGCTGTGAGGAAAAAGCCTGGAGCTCTTTCTCCTGTGTCCTTCAGCCCTGTTCTGGCTCAGACTATGGACCATGACGAGCACTCA GGCTCAGACTCGGTCCCTCCCGGCTTTGAGCCCATCTCACTGTTAGAGGCTCTGAATGGTCTGCGGTCAGTGTCTCCTGCGATCCCGTCTGCCCCCCTGTACGATGAAATCAACTTCTCAGGGGGTCTGGGTGGTGAGAGCAGACAGCTGAGCTCCCCAGAGCATTTAAGTGATGGGAGTCTGCAGAAAAGCAAAGTCAGCAAATCACCTGACAG CACCCTTAGGTCTCCATCCTCTCCCAtccaggaggaggatgaggagaagctGTCCGAGATGTCTGACGCTCAGCCACACACGCTGCTCTCCAGCAGCCCCGCCCCCACAGAC gCCACAGCAACAGAGGATGTGGCAGAGTCCCTGTCTCCAGATGATG AGGACAGGATGCATTCTGGAGGAGACATCCTGCAGGACTGCAGCAGTGAACACAGCAGCTTGACCAAAACAGAGAGCGACCCACCAGGCGACCTGTCTCTGCCAg CTCTCGGTCCTGATTCCTGCTCTATTGGTATGGAGGAATAA